The following coding sequences are from one Lusitaniella coriacea LEGE 07157 window:
- a CDS encoding type II secretion system F family protein codes for MPTFIVEVQDAAGKTSKERVKAIDAAQARSILINKYPSVGQAKKDIFDIDLSEIEAKLSTVKVKDKAIFSRQFSVMVNAGVAIVRCLGVLSEQCPNPKLKKALLAISDDVQQGVSLSESMRKHPDCFDQLYVSMVDAGEVGGVLDEVLDRLSILLENMQRLVNQVKSAMSYPVAVGSLAVIVFFAMTIFLIPIFAGIFEELGVDLPALTQLMLFLSKSFRNPIFWIVSLPVVIGSVFAFKQYYKTDMGRRQIDGLKLKMPLFGDLAQKTAVARFCRIFGTLTRSGVPILNCMDIVRDTVGNQVIADAIQEAKSEIQQGGMISIALDREGVFPVLAIQMISIGEETGELDSMMMKVADFYEDEVEQAVKALTSIIEPIMMVGVAGIVGVILLSMYLPMFKVFDALG; via the coding sequence ATGCCTACTTTTATTGTTGAAGTTCAAGATGCCGCAGGAAAAACCTCAAAAGAGCGGGTAAAGGCGATTGATGCCGCTCAAGCTCGCAGCATTTTGATTAATAAATATCCCTCCGTTGGGCAAGCCAAAAAAGATATCTTTGATATCGACCTCAGCGAGATCGAAGCTAAATTATCAACGGTTAAAGTTAAGGACAAAGCGATTTTTTCGCGACAATTTTCCGTGATGGTCAATGCAGGGGTTGCCATTGTCCGGTGTTTGGGGGTTTTGTCGGAGCAATGTCCCAATCCCAAACTCAAAAAAGCGCTCTTGGCAATTAGCGACGACGTGCAGCAAGGGGTCAGCCTTTCTGAATCGATGCGCAAGCATCCCGATTGCTTCGATCAACTTTACGTGAGTATGGTGGATGCGGGAGAAGTGGGGGGGGTTCTCGACGAGGTTTTAGATCGACTGTCAATCTTGCTGGAGAATATGCAACGGTTGGTGAACCAGGTTAAATCGGCAATGTCCTATCCGGTGGCGGTGGGATCTTTGGCGGTGATTGTCTTTTTTGCGATGACGATCTTTTTAATTCCCATCTTCGCGGGGATTTTTGAGGAGTTGGGGGTGGATTTGCCCGCTTTGACGCAGTTGATGCTGTTTTTGAGTAAATCTTTTAGAAATCCAATCTTCTGGATTGTGTCGCTGCCTGTGGTGATTGGGAGTGTTTTTGCGTTTAAGCAATACTACAAAACGGATATGGGACGGCGGCAAATTGACGGTCTAAAGTTGAAAATGCCTCTGTTTGGCGATCTAGCTCAAAAAACCGCAGTGGCTCGCTTTTGCCGCATTTTCGGAACGCTGACGCGATCGGGCGTACCGATTCTCAATTGTATGGATATTGTGCGGGATACCGTGGGCAACCAAGTCATTGCCGATGCAATTCAAGAGGCGAAGTCGGAGATTCAGCAGGGGGGGATGATTAGCATCGCTCTCGATCGCGAAGGTGTCTTTCCGGTGTTAGCCATTCAGATGATTAGCATTGGCGAAGAAACGGGGGAACTGGATTCAATGATGATGAAAGTCGCAGATTTCTACGAGGATGAAGTCGAACAAGCAGTTAAAGCACTCACTAGCATTATCGAACCGATCATGATGGTCGGGGTTGCGGGGATTGTCGGCGTAATTTTGCTCTCGATGTATTTGCCAATGTTTAAGGTCTTTGACGCGCTGGGTTAA
- a CDS encoding type IV pilus twitching motility protein PilT, with the protein MELMIEDVLEQLVEMGGSDVHIQAGAPIYFRISGKLAPIGDEPLTAPEAQKLIFSMLNNKQRKDVEQNWELDSSYGVKGLARFRLNVYKERGCWAACMRALSSKIPNFDQLGLPDVVRDLSERPRGMVLVTGQTGSGKTTTMAAMLDLVNRMRAEHILTVEDPIEYVFPNIKSLFHQRQKGEDTKSFSNALKGALRQDPDIILVGEMRDMETIGLAVSAAETGHLVFGTLHTNSAAGTIDRVLDVFPSEQQPQIRAQMSQSLLAVFSQCLVQKANPKPGEFGRVMAQELMVVTPAIANLIREGKTSQIYSAIQTGMKMGMQTMEQALAGYVKSGTITYEAAMSKSSKPDELQRLVGAAGVPAGGRGKR; encoded by the coding sequence ATGGAATTGATGATTGAAGATGTCCTCGAACAGCTCGTTGAGATGGGAGGATCTGACGTTCATATCCAAGCTGGAGCGCCCATTTATTTCCGCATTAGCGGCAAACTCGCTCCCATTGGAGACGAGCCTTTAACCGCACCAGAGGCTCAAAAACTGATCTTTAGTATGCTCAATAACAAGCAAAGGAAAGATGTCGAGCAGAACTGGGAACTCGATTCATCCTATGGCGTTAAGGGATTGGCACGCTTTCGCCTAAACGTTTATAAAGAGCGCGGTTGCTGGGCAGCTTGTATGCGGGCGCTCTCCTCAAAAATTCCTAACTTCGATCAACTGGGCTTACCCGATGTGGTTCGGGATCTCTCAGAACGACCGAGAGGGATGGTGCTGGTGACCGGACAAACCGGGTCGGGTAAAACCACAACAATGGCAGCAATGCTGGATTTGGTTAACCGGATGCGAGCCGAACACATCCTGACCGTAGAAGATCCGATTGAATACGTTTTTCCTAACATCAAAAGCTTGTTCCACCAACGGCAAAAGGGAGAGGATACCAAAAGCTTTTCTAATGCGCTCAAAGGAGCCTTGCGACAAGATCCAGATATTATTCTTGTGGGCGAGATGCGGGATATGGAAACCATTGGTCTGGCAGTTTCAGCCGCAGAAACCGGTCACTTAGTGTTTGGAACCCTGCACACCAACTCTGCTGCGGGAACCATTGACCGGGTTCTCGACGTATTTCCCTCAGAACAACAACCCCAAATCCGCGCCCAAATGTCTCAATCGCTTCTGGCAGTATTCAGCCAATGTTTAGTGCAAAAAGCAAACCCCAAACCCGGAGAATTTGGTCGCGTGATGGCGCAGGAGTTGATGGTCGTTACGCCAGCGATTGCCAACCTCATTCGGGAAGGAAAAACCAGTCAGATTTATTCTGCAATTCAAACCGGGATGAAAATGGGAATGCAAACAATGGAGCAAGCCTTAGCGGGTTACGTGAAGAGCGGTACGATTACCTATGAAGCAGCGATGTCAAAAAGTAGTAAGCCAGACGAACTGCAACGTTTGGTGGGTGCAGCCGGAGTGCCAGCCGGGGGAAGGGGTAAGCGCTAA
- a CDS encoding GspE/PulE family protein, whose product MTQSSSRRSRALTIRNDFSPFGNKLIQAGYVDGDQMQQALAETRKTGRPLTDILESITGRQLSPELMRQFKKQQLFELKILYGVESLDPEVNPITHNQLGQLIDTLIPIDICRRYKLAPLSKKDSEPPSVLVAMVDPDNLDAQDDLKRILRPQGIHLQRMVITMEDYQNLLDQYLDEQVRKAKQEEDKKAVDVSDIVEGLDVGSLEEAGDDDDIDIGGAQADAQGAPIINLVNKILMKALQDGVSDIHVEPQEEGLRVRFRKDGVLQEAFDKFPKKISGAVSARFKIMAELDIAERRMPQDGKIRRMFQGRKVDFRVSTLPSRYGEKVVLRILDNTQTQLGLDLLITDPETLEIVREMAARPFGLILVTGPTGSGKSTSLYSVLAERNDPGVNISTAEDPIEYSLPGITQVQVIREKGMDFASILRSFLRQDPDVILVGETRDKETAKTAIEAALTGHLVLTTLHTNDAAGAIARLDEMGVDPFMISGALLGVLAQRLMRRVCSECRIDYEPEFEELERFGMGGLKDEALTFYKANTLLPEQREAARSEGTLCPKCNGVGYKGRVGVYEVMKITERMQALINEGATTDRLKEVAVDEGMKTLLAYSLMLVQQGHTTLEEVERVTFTDSGLEAEMKAKRKSVLTCRTCGAQLHQEWVDCPYCMTPRFQN is encoded by the coding sequence ATGACTCAATCCTCTTCTCGGCGCTCGCGCGCCCTTACGATTCGGAATGATTTCTCGCCCTTTGGGAACAAACTCATTCAGGCAGGTTATGTCGATGGCGACCAAATGCAGCAAGCGCTTGCAGAAACAAGGAAAACGGGTCGCCCCTTAACTGACATCCTCGAATCTATTACCGGACGGCAACTCTCTCCGGAGTTGATGCGCCAATTCAAAAAGCAACAACTCTTCGAGCTTAAGATTCTCTACGGTGTTGAATCTCTCGATCCCGAAGTGAATCCCATTACTCACAATCAACTTGGGCAATTGATCGACACCTTAATTCCCATCGATATTTGTCGTCGCTACAAACTAGCGCCCCTATCAAAAAAAGATAGCGAACCTCCGTCTGTCTTAGTCGCAATGGTCGATCCGGACAATCTTGATGCCCAAGACGACCTGAAGCGAATTTTACGACCCCAGGGGATTCACTTGCAGCGCATGGTAATCACAATGGAAGATTACCAAAATCTGCTCGACCAATACCTAGACGAACAGGTCAGAAAAGCCAAGCAGGAAGAAGATAAAAAAGCTGTTGATGTTTCTGACATTGTTGAGGGTTTAGATGTCGGAAGCTTAGAGGAAGCAGGAGATGATGACGATATTGATATTGGCGGCGCACAAGCCGACGCTCAAGGCGCGCCGATCATTAATTTGGTCAACAAAATTCTCATGAAAGCGCTGCAAGATGGCGTTTCGGATATTCACGTCGAACCCCAAGAAGAAGGGCTGCGCGTGCGTTTCCGCAAAGATGGCGTTCTCCAAGAAGCCTTCGATAAATTTCCCAAGAAAATTTCTGGGGCGGTTTCTGCGCGATTCAAGATTATGGCAGAACTCGATATTGCCGAACGGCGAATGCCCCAAGACGGCAAAATCCGGCGGATGTTCCAAGGGCGTAAAGTAGACTTTCGGGTGAGTACCCTCCCCAGTCGCTACGGGGAAAAAGTCGTTTTGCGTATTTTGGACAACACGCAAACCCAACTGGGTTTAGACCTGCTGATTACCGACCCAGAAACCCTGGAAATCGTCAGAGAAATGGCGGCTCGTCCCTTTGGCTTAATTTTAGTCACCGGGCCCACGGGTTCTGGAAAATCGACCAGTTTGTATTCGGTTCTCGCCGAACGAAACGATCCCGGCGTAAACATCAGTACGGCAGAAGACCCCATTGAGTATTCGCTGCCCGGAATTACCCAGGTGCAGGTTATTCGGGAAAAAGGCATGGACTTCGCTTCAATTTTGCGGTCGTTCCTGCGTCAAGATCCCGATGTCATTCTGGTGGGAGAAACGCGAGATAAAGAAACGGCGAAAACGGCGATTGAAGCTGCGCTTACCGGACACTTAGTTTTAACCACCTTACACACCAATGATGCTGCGGGCGCGATCGCGCGACTCGATGAAATGGGAGTCGATCCTTTCATGATCTCCGGAGCATTACTTGGCGTTCTCGCTCAACGCCTCATGCGTCGGGTTTGCAGCGAGTGTCGCATTGACTACGAACCTGAATTTGAAGAATTAGAGCGTTTCGGTATGGGTGGCTTGAAAGACGAAGCCTTGACTTTTTATAAAGCCAACACGCTCCTTCCCGAACAGCGAGAAGCCGCTCGCAGCGAAGGAACCCTATGTCCAAAATGTAACGGAGTCGGCTACAAAGGTCGAGTCGGGGTTTACGAAGTGATGAAAATCACCGAGCGAATGCAAGCCCTAATCAACGAAGGAGCAACCACCGACCGCTTAAAAGAAGTTGCCGTCGATGAAGGGATGAAAACCCTCCTCGCCTATAGCTTAATGCTCGTGCAGCAAGGTCACACCACCTTAGAAGAAGTCGAACGAGTCACCTTTACCGACTCCGGTTTAGAAGCAGAAATGAAAGCCAAGCGCAAGAGCGTCCTTACCTGTCGAACCTGTGGCGCGCAGCTCCATCAAGAATGGGTAGACTGCCCCTATTGCATGACACCTCGTTTCCAAAATTAG
- the grpE gene encoding nucleotide exchange factor GrpE, with amino-acid sequence MIDEQKQPETSADNIQSPSEGSQEVASDPAMEQQESELFEGGEKDTPEARVYETDVTPGELNTVVEALQLENEGLKQQLGERDRQIDTYKSHSMRIAADFDNFRKRTLKEKEELEYKVKRDTITELLPVVDNFERARSQIKPANDGEMAIHKSYQGVYKNLVDGLKRIGVSAMRAEGQPFDPNYHEAMLRQPTDEYPEDTVMEQLVRGYLIGDRVLRHAMVKVAAPQEPVVTSEEGTSEEDSNLET; translated from the coding sequence ATGATTGATGAGCAAAAGCAACCAGAGACAAGTGCAGACAATATTCAAAGTCCCTCAGAAGGATCGCAAGAAGTTGCGAGCGACCCGGCAATGGAGCAACAAGAATCGGAACTTTTTGAAGGAGGGGAAAAAGATACCCCAGAGGCTAGAGTTTATGAAACAGATGTAACTCCGGGCGAACTTAATACGGTTGTAGAAGCCTTGCAGCTTGAGAACGAAGGACTCAAACAGCAACTCGGAGAGCGCGATCGGCAAATAGATACCTATAAGAGCCATTCGATGCGAATTGCGGCTGATTTTGACAATTTTCGCAAGCGAACCCTGAAGGAAAAAGAAGAATTAGAGTATAAGGTCAAGCGGGATACCATTACGGAGTTATTGCCCGTGGTCGACAATTTTGAGCGCGCGCGATCGCAAATCAAACCCGCCAACGACGGAGAAATGGCGATTCATAAAAGCTATCAAGGAGTCTACAAAAATTTAGTAGATGGACTCAAGCGCATCGGCGTATCGGCAATGCGCGCAGAGGGTCAGCCTTTCGATCCGAACTATCACGAGGCGATGCTGCGACAACCCACTGACGAATATCCCGAAGATACGGTGATGGAGCAGCTTGTACGCGGATACCTCATTGGCGATCGCGTGCTGCGTCACGCAATGGTGAAAGTTGCTGCCCCCCAGGAGCCCGTGGTAACCTCAGAAGAGGGAACTTCGGAAGAAGACAGCAATCTGGAAACCTGA
- the dnaK gene encoding molecular chaperone DnaK: MGKVIGIDLGTTNSCVAVLEGGKPIVIQNTEGGRTTPSMVGFGKSDERLVGQLAKRQAVTNAENTVYSIKRFIGRRWDDTAEERSRVPYNCVKGRDDTVDVKVRDRNYTPQEISAMILQKLKTDAEQFLGEPVTQAVITVPAYFTDAQRQATKDAGTIAGLEVLRIINEPTAAALAYGLDKQDQEQHILVFDLGGGTFDVSILQLGDGVFEVKATSGNNHLGGDDFDNVIVRWMSKNFREQEGIDLGSDKMALQRLREAAEKAKVELSSVGTTSINLPFITADETGPKHLETELSRAQFEELASELIEGTVLPVSQALKDCELKPDDLDRIIFVGGSTRIPAVGNAVKNFFGGKEPDRSVNPDEAVALGAAIQGGVLGGEVEDLLLLDVTPLSLGIETLGEVFTKIIERNTTIPTSKSQVFSTAIDGQTSVEIHVLQGERAMAKDNKSLGKFLLTGIPPAPRGVPQIEVSFEIDVNGILRVSAQDKGTGKEQSIRITNTGGLSGSEVERMRLEAEKYAEQDRRRIEIVELKNQADSIGYTYESTLKDNGDLIREDLKIAADERKADLDVALEDTSISLDEVKAKLEDFKQAVLSVGSDLYNRANQGVSEDFEAVEEQIFVEPDSDSPDVAAPEEEQEEFSFTFDDEEDQTVAVEDYEPVD, translated from the coding sequence ATGGGAAAAGTCATTGGGATTGACTTAGGGACAACCAATAGTTGCGTTGCTGTTTTAGAAGGCGGTAAGCCCATCGTCATTCAAAATACTGAAGGTGGGCGAACGACTCCGAGTATGGTCGGATTTGGCAAATCTGACGAGCGCCTTGTCGGACAACTTGCCAAAAGACAAGCAGTAACCAACGCCGAAAACACCGTCTACAGCATTAAACGCTTTATTGGTCGTCGGTGGGACGATACAGCAGAAGAGCGATCGCGCGTCCCTTACAACTGCGTTAAAGGGCGCGACGATACAGTGGATGTCAAAGTCCGCGATCGGAATTATACGCCCCAAGAAATCTCGGCAATGATCCTGCAAAAGCTCAAAACCGATGCAGAACAGTTTTTGGGCGAACCCGTTACCCAAGCCGTCATTACCGTTCCCGCATACTTCACCGACGCTCAACGGCAAGCAACAAAAGATGCAGGAACAATCGCCGGACTTGAAGTTCTTCGTATTATCAACGAGCCAACCGCCGCGGCCCTTGCCTATGGCTTAGACAAGCAAGATCAAGAACAGCACATCCTCGTTTTTGACCTTGGCGGCGGTACCTTCGACGTATCGATCCTGCAACTGGGCGATGGTGTTTTTGAAGTAAAAGCCACCTCCGGCAACAACCACCTTGGCGGCGACGACTTCGATAACGTCATTGTTCGCTGGATGAGCAAAAACTTTCGAGAACAAGAAGGCATCGATCTAGGTTCGGACAAAATGGCGCTCCAGCGCCTGCGGGAGGCAGCAGAAAAAGCAAAAGTCGAACTCTCTAGCGTCGGTACAACCTCAATTAACCTTCCATTTATCACCGCCGACGAAACCGGGCCCAAACACCTAGAAACAGAACTCTCGCGGGCGCAATTCGAGGAATTGGCGAGCGAACTCATCGAAGGAACCGTTCTACCGGTGAGTCAAGCCCTCAAAGATTGCGAACTCAAACCCGACGACCTCGACCGCATTATTTTTGTAGGCGGCTCAACGCGCATTCCCGCAGTGGGCAATGCAGTCAAAAACTTCTTCGGCGGGAAAGAACCCGACCGCTCGGTCAATCCCGATGAAGCCGTTGCCCTCGGCGCAGCCATTCAAGGGGGCGTTTTGGGAGGAGAAGTCGAAGACTTACTCCTGCTTGATGTCACCCCTCTCTCCCTCGGTATCGAAACCCTGGGTGAAGTCTTCACCAAAATTATCGAGCGGAATACCACCATTCCCACCAGTAAATCCCAAGTCTTTTCCACTGCCATTGACGGTCAAACCTCCGTAGAAATTCACGTTCTTCAAGGGGAGCGAGCAATGGCAAAAGACAACAAGAGTTTGGGTAAATTCTTGCTCACCGGAATCCCCCCCGCCCCGCGCGGCGTTCCCCAAATTGAAGTCAGCTTTGAAATTGATGTCAACGGCATTCTCAGAGTTTCCGCTCAAGACAAAGGGACGGGCAAAGAACAAAGTATTCGCATCACCAATACTGGAGGACTAAGCGGTTCCGAGGTCGAACGGATGCGACTCGAAGCCGAAAAATATGCAGAACAAGATCGCCGGCGAATTGAAATTGTCGAACTGAAGAATCAAGCCGACAGCATTGGCTATACCTACGAATCTACCCTTAAAGATAATGGCGACTTGATTCGAGAAGACCTCAAAATTGCCGCGGACGAACGAAAAGCCGATCTTGATGTAGCCCTCGAAGATACTTCAATTAGTCTCGATGAAGTGAAGGCAAAACTTGAAGACTTCAAGCAAGCCGTTCTTTCCGTCGGGTCGGATCTATACAATCGCGCCAATCAGGGAGTCAGCGAAGACTTTGAAGCCGTAGAGGAGCAAATCTTCGTCGAACCCGATTCCGACTCTCCTGATGTTGCAGCTCCAGAAGAAGAACAAGAAGAGTTTAGTTTTACCTTCGACGACGAGGAAGATCAAACTGTTGCTGTTGAAGACTACGAACCGGTAGACTAA
- the dnaJ gene encoding molecular chaperone DnaJ: MAGDYYETLGIARDATQDEIKRAYRRLARKYHPDVNKDTGAEERFKEINRANEVLSNPETRTRYDRFGPDSFNGAGAPDFGDGGFADIFESIFSGFGGMGTGATTGRRSGPVRGDDLRIDLKLEFREAIFGGEKEIRIPHLETCKVCNGSGAKTGTGANTCSTCNGTGQIRRSTRTPFGSFAQVSACPTCNGEGQVIEQKCESCGGAGRKQETKKLKITIPPGVGHGTRLRVVREGDAGTRGGVPGDLYVYLFVEEDKEFRRDDVNILSEIQISYLQAILGCRLEVNTVDGPVETTIPAGTQPDTVIKLEDRGVPRLGNPVSRGDHLITIRIEIPTRINAEERELLEQLAKIKGESTGQGGLEGFLGRMFGG, encoded by the coding sequence ATGGCAGGCGACTATTACGAAACTCTGGGCATCGCAAGAGATGCCACTCAAGACGAAATCAAACGCGCTTACCGTCGCCTCGCCCGGAAGTATCATCCAGATGTCAATAAAGACACCGGGGCAGAGGAGCGCTTTAAGGAGATCAATCGCGCTAACGAGGTTCTCTCCAACCCAGAAACCAGAACGAGATACGATCGATTTGGCCCGGATAGCTTTAATGGAGCTGGCGCGCCAGACTTTGGGGATGGCGGTTTTGCCGATATCTTTGAGAGCATCTTCAGCGGCTTTGGGGGAATGGGGACTGGTGCAACAACGGGGCGACGGAGCGGACCGGTGCGAGGCGACGATCTCCGAATCGACTTAAAATTAGAGTTTCGCGAAGCCATCTTTGGTGGCGAAAAAGAAATTCGCATCCCCCATTTAGAAACCTGCAAAGTCTGTAACGGTAGCGGGGCAAAAACAGGTACGGGAGCCAATACTTGTTCGACTTGTAATGGAACGGGACAAATTCGCCGCTCGACCCGAACGCCCTTTGGTAGTTTTGCTCAAGTCTCTGCTTGTCCGACCTGTAATGGTGAAGGTCAGGTTATCGAGCAAAAGTGCGAGTCTTGTGGCGGTGCTGGGCGCAAGCAAGAGACGAAAAAACTTAAAATCACAATCCCCCCCGGCGTGGGTCATGGGACGCGGTTGCGGGTTGTGAGAGAAGGAGATGCTGGGACGCGAGGCGGCGTGCCGGGGGATTTATATGTGTATCTGTTTGTAGAGGAAGATAAAGAATTTAGGCGGGATGACGTTAACATTCTGTCTGAAATTCAAATTAGCTATCTACAAGCTATTTTGGGCTGTCGCCTAGAAGTAAATACGGTGGATGGGCCGGTAGAAACAACGATTCCTGCGGGAACGCAGCCGGATACTGTGATTAAGTTAGAGGATCGCGGCGTGCCTCGCTTGGGTAATCCTGTGAGTCGCGGCGATCATTTGATTACCATTCGGATTGAGATTCCGACCCGAATCAATGCTGAAGAGCGGGAACTGCTGGAACAACTGGCGAAAATTAAGGGAGAGAGTACGGGTCAGGGAGGACTTGAAGGCTTTTTAGGGAGGATGTTTGGCGGATGA
- a CDS encoding sulfurtransferase TusA family protein, whose amino-acid sequence MNDPLTTQNERDRAQQDFDAQLDLRGTPCPINFVRTKLRLEQMQPGTLLEVWLDSGEPIEQVPDSLRMEGYSIEAIEDRDEFFALKIRRPVSQ is encoded by the coding sequence ATGAACGATCCTTTAACGACTCAAAATGAGCGCGATCGCGCGCAGCAAGATTTTGACGCTCAACTCGATTTGCGAGGTACGCCTTGCCCGATTAATTTTGTGCGGACGAAGCTACGTTTAGAACAAATGCAACCTGGAACGCTGCTAGAGGTTTGGCTCGATTCGGGAGAACCCATCGAACAGGTTCCCGATAGTTTGCGGATGGAAGGCTATTCCATTGAAGCGATTGAAGACCGAGATGAGTTTTTTGCCTTAAAAATTCGCCGTCCCGTTTCCCAGTGA
- the rsgA gene encoding small ribosomal subunit biogenesis GTPase RsgA — translation MSNFGEDIDLAADLWGTVVAVQANFYQVQLDSKGYSSQEGYPSLLCTRRSRLKKIGQTVMVGDRVLVEEPNYTDGQGVIAEVLPRKTELKRPPVANADRVLLVFALEEPSLDVWQLSRFLIAAELTQLSPYLCLNKKDLIPTVEQQQWRSRLLEWGYDSIILSVAQNQGLEEIKQQLAGKITIIAGPSGVGKSSLINKLIPAVNLRVGKVSGKLQRGRHTTRHVELFELPSGGLLADSPGFNKPELECNPIQLVRCFPEARERLAMGQCQFSDCLHRDEPNCIVRGDWERYEHYLVFLEDAIARQEVLNRTPDAESNFKLKIKGSGERSYEPRLESKKYRRQSRRSRHQDLQTLYDEEDW, via the coding sequence GTGAGTAACTTTGGAGAGGATATCGATTTAGCAGCAGATTTATGGGGAACGGTTGTCGCCGTACAAGCGAATTTTTATCAAGTTCAATTAGATAGCAAAGGATACTCTTCTCAAGAGGGGTATCCATCATTGTTATGTACGCGCCGATCGCGCTTAAAGAAAATTGGGCAAACGGTGATGGTGGGCGATCGCGTTCTCGTAGAAGAACCCAACTACACTGACGGTCAAGGGGTTATTGCAGAAGTTTTACCCCGGAAGACAGAACTCAAGCGTCCTCCCGTTGCCAATGCCGATCGCGTACTTCTAGTTTTTGCCCTAGAAGAACCGAGTTTGGATGTTTGGCAGCTCAGTCGTTTTTTGATCGCAGCAGAATTGACACAGTTGAGTCCCTACTTGTGTCTCAACAAAAAAGACTTAATTCCTACTGTCGAACAGCAGCAATGGCGATCGCGCCTATTGGAGTGGGGATACGACTCGATTATTCTCAGCGTTGCCCAAAACCAGGGATTAGAGGAGATAAAGCAGCAATTAGCTGGAAAAATCACGATTATTGCGGGACCTTCGGGAGTGGGAAAGTCGAGCCTGATTAATAAGTTGATTCCAGCCGTTAATCTGCGTGTGGGAAAGGTGTCCGGAAAACTGCAACGGGGTCGCCACACCACCCGCCACGTAGAATTATTTGAACTTCCCTCCGGGGGATTGCTAGCGGACTCTCCCGGTTTTAATAAACCCGAATTGGAATGCAATCCGATTCAGTTAGTTCGCTGCTTTCCCGAAGCGAGGGAGCGCTTGGCAATGGGTCAGTGTCAATTTAGCGATTGCTTGCACCGAGACGAACCCAATTGCATTGTGCGGGGGGATTGGGAGCGCTACGAACATTATTTAGTTTTTTTGGAAGACGCGATCGCGCGACAGGAAGTTCTCAATCGAACGCCGGATGCAGAATCCAACTTCAAACTCAAAATTAAAGGCTCTGGCGAGCGCAGTTACGAACCGAGATTAGAGAGTAAGAAGTATCGCCGCCAGTCTCGTCGTTCCCGCCATCAAGACTTGCAAACCTTGTACGACGAAGAGGATTGGTAA
- a CDS encoding restriction endonuclease subunit S, producing the protein MTIPQELAALITQLDRELDRIEELATEGLNLVRPLLERFPDNVIFIGLLATLNNALFFSNNCKNRIQIIIESFSTTNIAIEVIQEAGEDLAELLGRVLEAKMQVSRIVARLKNFP; encoded by the coding sequence ATGACAATTCCTCAAGAACTTGCTGCGCTTATTACTCAACTCGATCGAGAACTCGATCGCATAGAGGAGTTAGCAACAGAAGGATTGAACCTTGTCAGACCTTTATTAGAGCGTTTCCCCGATAACGTTATTTTCATCGGCTTATTAGCAACGCTCAACAATGCTTTGTTTTTCTCCAATAATTGTAAAAACCGCATACAGATAATAATAGAGAGCTTTTCAACGACAAATATTGCCATAGAAGTTATTCAGGAAGCAGGAGAGGATTTAGCTGAGTTGCTCGGTCGAGTTCTAGAGGCTAAAATGCAGGTCAGTAGAATTGTTGCTCGCCTGAAAAATTTTCCATGA